A segment of the Planctomycetota bacterium genome:
CCAGACGCAACAGCAAGCCGAAGCCGCCGGGGCGGTCGAGGGCTTCGGCAAGAATGACATCAGCAGCGGCAAAGCGAGCGAGCGAATCAAGGCCGCGCTCGAAGCGGCGTGACCGCGACCGAGCCGGCACTGGGCTCCCGCCGCATCGTCGAACTCGACGGCCTGCGCGGCATCGCGGTCCTGCTCGTGCTGGCGCACCATCTCTGGCCGATGCCGCGGCTCGGCATCTGGACGCCGCCGTTGGGACACGTCGGTGTGTCGCTGTTCTTCGTCCTGAGTGGTTTCCTCATTACGGGCCTGCTGCTGGATGCCCGCGGTCGGCTGGCTGAGGGCAGATCGCTTCGCGGCGAGTTCGGCCAGTTCTTCCTCCGGCGGTTTCTACGGATCGTCCCGCCGTACGCGTTGCTGCTGATCGCCTTCTGGGTGATTGACGTTCACGCCAGTCGTGAGCGGTGGCTCTGGCACGCGACGTACCTGAGCAATTGGCATCTCGCCCTCGACGACGGGTTGCGGAATCAGGGCTACGACCGGCATCTGTGGTCGCTGTCCGTCGAGGAGCAGTTCTACCTGTTCTGGCCTGCGTTGATGCTGCTGTTGCCAAGGCGGCTGCTGACGCCGGCCGTGTTGCTGGTGTTCGCGTTGTCGCCGGCTTGGCGTGCGTGGTTCTGGCTGGGCGGCTGGCATCCTGCGATGAGCGAACTCCCGACGCCGGCCAACATGGACCTGCTGGCGGCGGGCGCGCTGCTCGCCCTGTGGAGAGGTCGAGGCGCGTTCAACTGGCTCATCACGGTCGGCCTGGTCACGCTGCCAATCACGGTCGTTGCGCATGGCCCGCTTGAGAACTTCCTGCTCGACTGGCGGATCGCGTTCGACCGTTCGTTGCTCGCACTCAGCCTCGCCGGGATCGTTGGCCTGGCGGCGAGTCGATCGGTCGGTCTCCTTCGGTTTCCGCCGCTCATCGGCGTCGGCATCATCAGTTACGCGGCGTACCTCGTGCACACCGTTTCGGGTCCGTCCGCCCGCTGGCTGCTCGGCGACTTCGACAATCCGTGGCTCGTCGGCTTTGTCTCGACGTCGCTGACGCTGCTCGTCGCCACCGGATCCTGGTTCGCGCTCGAACGCCCGCTGCTGCGTCTGCGGACGCGGATTCGATGACCCCTCCGCCATCCCGCGCGAGCGAAGCGAGTCGAGGGACCTCGCCGCCGCAGTTGTCCAGAAACGGGCGAGGTCCCTCGGCTGCGCTCGGGATGACGGAGTTGCCTGACTAGCGTTTTCCGTGAGCCTCCGCGTCCGCGAGCTTCGCCATGCGTTCGTCGATCCGGACGGGAAGCCGGCGCCGGTGCTGGACGTCCCCGAGCTTGACGTTGATGAGGCCGAGCAGGTCGCACTCGTCGGCGGATCGGGCACGGGCAAGACGACGCTGCTCCATTGTCTGGCCGGCATCGTCCAGCCGGACGCGGGCGAGGTCACCGTTGCAGGCGTCGACATTGCCAGCCTACCAGAGGCCCAGCGCGACGCCTTCCGCGGCCGGTACGTCGGCTACGTCTTCCAGACGCACCACCTGCTGCCTGGCCTGACCGCACGGGAGAACGTGCTGCTCGGCATGACGTTCGCCGGCGAAAAGCCCGACCGGCAGCGGGCCAACGACTTGCTGCTTGACGTCGGCCTGGGGGATCGACTCGACTACCTGCCCGGCAAGCTGAGCGTGGGCCAACAGCAACGCGTCGCCGTCGCCAGGGCGTTGGCGAATCGGCCCAAGCTCCTGCTGGCGGACGAGCCGACGGGCGCGCTCGACGCTTCGACGGCACAGGCGGTCATCACGCTCATCAAAAGACTCGCCACGGAGGCGGGCGCGACGCTGATCGTCGTCACGCACGATGCCGCCGTCGCCGGGGCGTTGCCTCGCACGCTGGACCTGGCCGACATCAACAGAGCTGCCGTCACCGCGGAGGTGCCGGCGTGAGTCTGCTTTCGCTCATCCTCAAGAACATGCGGCAGCGTCGGCTGTCGACGTGGCTCACCACGCTCAGCGTCGCACTCGGCACCATGATGGGCGTCGCGCTGCTCATCCTCGGCCGGGAAACACCCAAACTCTTCGGCCAGGCGGACTTCGGCTATTCGCTCGTCGTCGGCGGGAAGGGCGATCCGCTGCAGCTCGTGCTGAACAACGCCTACCTCCTCGGCAGCCCGCCGGGCGTCGTCGACATCGGCCTGTACCACGACCTCGCCGGTCGCGACCCAGAGCTCTCACGGCACGTCGAGTGGGCGGTGCCGATCATCTGGGGCGACACGCACGAGGGCCGACGGATCATCGGCACGGACACCTCGTTTTTCACCGATTTGACGCCCCGACGTGACCGAGCGATCGAGCTGGCAGAAGGGCGGGCGTTCGAAGACGACACGTGGCAAGCCGTCGTCGGCAGCGAGGCGGCGCGGACCCTCGGCATCGACCTCGGCTACCGGTTCCGGGCGTTCCACGGCAACGAAGACACAGGCCACTTCCACGAAGACGAGTGGGACGTCGTCGGCATCCTCGCCCCGACCGGCACCGCGTTCGACCGAGCGGTCTACGTGCCGCTCGCGACGCAGTACGCCCTCGGCGAGCACGGCCAGGCGATCCTCGACCAGCAGAACGTCCGCCGGAGTGCCGACGAACTCGGCCAGATGTACGACGATCGTCAGGCCGAGCTCGCAAGAGTCGTCGAGGCCGGCGGAACGCGCGGCGAGGGTCACGTCCTGACGCCTGAGGGGAAAGTGCTGCCGCTCGTGCCGGAAGAGCTGTGGCGGATCAGCGGCATCCTGGTCGGCACGCGAGGCGGCTTCGCGACGAGCAAGCTCGACTTCGCCATCAACAACGGCGACGCCGCCACGGCAGCGCGTCCCGGCGACCAGATGGGCGAATTCTTCGAGACGTTTCTCCAACCACCTGCGAGGATTCTTCTGATGGTCACGGCCGGCGTGATGCTCGTCGCGGCCGTGTCGATCCTCGTTGGCATCTACAACAGCGTGCAGGCCA
Coding sequences within it:
- a CDS encoding acyltransferase; its protein translation is MTATEPALGSRRIVELDGLRGIAVLLVLAHHLWPMPRLGIWTPPLGHVGVSLFFVLSGFLITGLLLDARGRLAEGRSLRGEFGQFFLRRFLRIVPPYALLLIAFWVIDVHASRERWLWHATYLSNWHLALDDGLRNQGYDRHLWSLSVEEQFYLFWPALMLLLPRRLLTPAVLLVFALSPAWRAWFWLGGWHPAMSELPTPANMDLLAAGALLALWRGRGAFNWLITVGLVTLPITVVAHGPLENFLLDWRIAFDRSLLALSLAGIVGLAASRSVGLLRFPPLIGVGIISYAAYLVHTVSGPSARWLLGDFDNPWLVGFVSTSLTLLVATGSWFALERPLLRLRTRIR
- a CDS encoding ABC transporter ATP-binding protein → MSLRVRELRHAFVDPDGKPAPVLDVPELDVDEAEQVALVGGSGTGKTTLLHCLAGIVQPDAGEVTVAGVDIASLPEAQRDAFRGRYVGYVFQTHHLLPGLTARENVLLGMTFAGEKPDRQRANDLLLDVGLGDRLDYLPGKLSVGQQQRVAVARALANRPKLLLADEPTGALDASTAQAVITLIKRLATEAGATLIVVTHDAAVAGALPRTLDLADINRAAVTAEVPA
- a CDS encoding ABC transporter permease, translated to MSLLSLILKNMRQRRLSTWLTTLSVALGTMMGVALLILGRETPKLFGQADFGYSLVVGGKGDPLQLVLNNAYLLGSPPGVVDIGLYHDLAGRDPELSRHVEWAVPIIWGDTHEGRRIIGTDTSFFTDLTPRRDRAIELAEGRAFEDDTWQAVVGSEAARTLGIDLGYRFRAFHGNEDTGHFHEDEWDVVGILAPTGTAFDRAVYVPLATQYALGEHGQAILDQQNVRRSADELGQMYDDRQAELARVVEAGGTRGEGHVLTPEGKVLPLVPEELWRISGILVGTRGGFATSKLDFAINNGDAATAARPGDQMGEFFETFLQPPARILLMVTAGVMLVAAVSILVGIYNSVQARRREVAILRSLGATRDKVLLLVAGEATLIGIIGAVVGMVGGHAMAAIAGELLRSRIGGGIAWWTVGPDELAYVGGVVILAMLAGIVPASLAYRTSVAEHLAS